The genomic interval ATCAAGCTGAAGCTGTCGGCCAGCAAGGCGATCGACTTCCGCGTCTCTACCTGCCCGACGATGTGGGGCGAGAAAGTGGTGATGCGTATTCTCGATGCATCGAGCGCAATGCTCGGCATCGACGCGCTCGGCTACGAGCCGGATCAGAAGGAGCTGTATCTGAAGGCGCTGGCCAAGCCGCAGGGCATGATCCTGGTCACCGGCCCGACCGGCTCCGGCAAGACCGTCTCGCTGTACACCGGCCTGAACATCCTCAACGACGACAACACCAATATCTCGACCGCCGAAGACCCCTGCGAAATCAATCTGCCGGGCGTCAATCAGGTCAATGTCAACGTCAAGCAGGGCCTGACCTTCGCCGTCGCGCTGAAAGCCTTTCTGCGTCAGGACCCGGACGTCATCATGGTCGGCGAGGTGCGCGATCTGGAAACCGCCGAGATCGCGATCAAGGCGGCGCAGACCGGCCATCTGGTGCTCTCGACCCTGCACACCAACGACGCGCCGCAAACCCTGACGCGCCTGCTGAACATGGGCGTGCCGGCCTACAACGTCGCCAGCTGCGTGACCCTGATCATCGCCCAGCGTCTGGCCCGCAAGCTGTGCAAGCACTGCCGCAAGGCGGATGTGGTTCCGAAGGAAGAACTGCTGCGCGAAGGCTTCAGCGCCGAACAGATCGCCACCCCCGGCTTCACGATCTACAAGGCCAATGGCTGCGATCAGTGCAACAGCGGCTACAAGGGCCGTACCGGCCTCTACCAGGTGATGCCGGTCACCGACGCGATCTCGCGGGTGATCATGGAAGGCGGCAACGCCATCGACATCGCCGACCAGGCCGCGCGCGAAGGCGTGCGCACGCTCCGCCAATCGGCTCTGCGCAAGGTGCTGGACGGCACCATCGACCTTACCGAAGCGAACCGCGTCACCGTCGATTAGCAGTATTCTTT from Nevskia ramosa DSM 11499 carries:
- the pilB gene encoding type IV-A pilus assembly ATPase PilB → MATNFQTTSPPPAPPITTFIGGLPRRLINDGLLTEEQAREAQTKAARTGSHFVSVVVEAKWIQATRLAEIASIEFGTPLIDLGSITVDAGIAREISEKLMRKYHVLPIYKRDRRLFVALSDPTRLQALDEVKFATGYQVEGILVEEDKLAKGIDAAVAAVQATALQGGDEDLENLEIEGGETDPGADTGGGTDADDAPIIRYVNKVLIDAINRGASDIHFEPYEKKYRIRYRVDGELKEIATPPVQMGGRLAARLKVMSRLDLAERRVPQDGRIKLKLSASKAIDFRVSTCPTMWGEKVVMRILDASSAMLGIDALGYEPDQKELYLKALAKPQGMILVTGPTGSGKTVSLYTGLNILNDDNTNISTAEDPCEINLPGVNQVNVNVKQGLTFAVALKAFLRQDPDVIMVGEVRDLETAEIAIKAAQTGHLVLSTLHTNDAPQTLTRLLNMGVPAYNVASCVTLIIAQRLARKLCKHCRKADVVPKEELLREGFSAEQIATPGFTIYKANGCDQCNSGYKGRTGLYQVMPVTDAISRVIMEGGNAIDIADQAAREGVRTLRQSALRKVLDGTIDLTEANRVTVD